Proteins co-encoded in one Paracoccus aestuarii genomic window:
- a CDS encoding 4a-hydroxytetrahydrobiopterin dehydratase has product MTDLSRQSCRPCGKDTPLLTEAEIGALLADLPAWRLSGDGRALVRRFDLRGFAPAVEMANLAAWLGNRQGHHPDVAFGWGYCTVSFTTHAAGGLTRNDAVCAARLDALLA; this is encoded by the coding sequence ATGACCGACCTGTCCCGCCAAAGCTGCCGCCCCTGCGGCAAGGACACGCCCCTTCTGACCGAGGCCGAGATCGGCGCGCTGCTGGCCGATCTGCCCGCATGGCGGCTGAGCGGGGATGGGCGCGCGCTGGTCCGGCGCTTCGATCTGCGCGGCTTCGCCCCTGCGGTCGAGATGGCGAACCTGGCCGCCTGGCTGGGCAACCGGCAGGGGCATCACCCCGATGTGGCCTTCGGGTGGGGATATTGCACGGTCAGCTTCACCACCCACGCGGCGGGCGGCCTGACGCGCAACGACGCCGTCTGCGCGGCGCGGCTGGACGCGCTGCTGGCCTGA
- the cls gene encoding cardiolipin synthase: MWASLFFLMHTTVSLVIVARVLLRPRVEPSVRLAWIMIIEAVPLVGILAYLLFGEVRMNQAEVQRMADVRDRLTGLRMATPAVRALPADPAGPVIAANEAVGGMQALSGNRLALLEEGDCAIDRLVEAIDAARDHVHVLFYIWLPDASGTKIAEAIIRAEARGVQCRVIVDALGSRALVRSELWDRMSQAGAECVTAFPWGLPFISVLFQRLDLRNHRKILVIDNRLAFTGSRNCADMAFAVKARFGPWVDILVSVEGPAVRQLQAVFLGDWMSYTGRDLGDMLQPVAPVADPGLAAQVVATGPDLRAGSVSDCLAGMLHAARDRVVITTPYYVPDAALDAAIRAAARRGVQVTMILPARNDSLIVGATSQGFYYGLLAAGVRVMLFEHGLLHSKIMTVDGRMAMIGSANLDRRSFELNYEVNMAVFDDEFVGMLDRRQASYLSRARQITLDEVRGWSAWRRLRNNLLALASPLL, from the coding sequence ATGTGGGCCAGCCTGTTCTTCCTGATGCATACGACGGTGTCGCTGGTGATCGTCGCCCGCGTGCTGCTGCGTCCGCGGGTCGAACCCTCGGTCCGGCTGGCCTGGATCATGATCATCGAGGCCGTGCCCCTGGTCGGCATCCTGGCCTATCTGCTGTTCGGCGAGGTCCGGATGAACCAGGCCGAGGTGCAGCGCATGGCCGATGTGCGCGACCGGCTGACGGGCCTGCGCATGGCCACGCCCGCGGTGCGCGCGCTGCCCGCCGATCCCGCGGGCCCCGTCATCGCCGCGAACGAGGCGGTGGGCGGCATGCAGGCCCTGTCTGGCAACCGCCTGGCCCTGCTGGAGGAGGGTGACTGTGCCATCGACCGGCTGGTCGAGGCGATCGACGCGGCCCGCGATCATGTCCATGTGCTGTTCTATATCTGGCTGCCCGATGCCAGCGGCACCAAGATCGCCGAGGCGATCATCCGCGCCGAGGCGCGCGGCGTGCAGTGCCGGGTGATCGTCGATGCCTTGGGCTCGCGCGCGCTGGTGCGGTCCGAGCTGTGGGACCGGATGTCCCAGGCCGGGGCGGAATGCGTCACCGCCTTTCCCTGGGGCCTGCCCTTCATCAGCGTGCTGTTCCAGCGGCTGGACCTGCGCAACCACCGCAAGATCCTGGTGATCGACAACCGCCTGGCCTTCACCGGCAGCCGCAACTGCGCGGACATGGCCTTCGCGGTCAAGGCGCGCTTCGGCCCATGGGTCGATATCCTGGTATCGGTCGAGGGGCCGGCGGTGCGCCAGCTGCAGGCGGTCTTTCTGGGCGACTGGATGAGCTATACCGGCCGCGACCTGGGCGACATGCTGCAGCCCGTTGCGCCGGTCGCCGATCCGGGCCTGGCGGCGCAGGTCGTGGCCACGGGGCCGGATCTGCGCGCGGGCAGCGTGTCGGATTGCCTTGCGGGGATGCTGCATGCGGCGCGCGACCGGGTGGTGATCACCACGCCCTATTACGTGCCCGATGCCGCGCTGGATGCGGCGATCCGCGCCGCCGCGCGCCGGGGCGTGCAGGTCACCATGATCCTGCCCGCCCGCAATGACAGCCTGATCGTGGGTGCCACCAGCCAAGGCTTCTATTACGGCCTGCTGGCGGCGGGGGTGCGGGTCATGCTGTTCGAACATGGGCTGCTGCATTCCAAGATCATGACCGTGGACGGGCGCATGGCCATGATCGGCAGCGCCAACCTGGACCGCCGCAGCTTCGAGCTGAATTACGAGGTCAACATGGCGGTCTTCGACGACGAATTCGTGGGCATGCTGGACCGCCGCCAAGCCAGCTATCTGTCCCGCGCCCGCCAGATCACCCTGGACGAGGTCCGCGGCTGGAGCGCGTGGCGGCGGCTGCGCAACAACCTGCTGGCGCTGGCATCGCCGCTGCTGTGA
- the accD gene encoding acetyl-CoA carboxylase, carboxyltransferase subunit beta, which translates to MNWITNYVRPRINSLFSRREVPENLWTKCPECGTMLFHRELSDNLNVCTNCDHHMAITPRDRFAALFDGGAFVEVKVPEPIADPLHFRDQKKYPDRMKAAQKSTGEKEAMLVAEGEMGRTPLIAVAQDFSFMGGSMGMYVGNAIVAAAERAVQTGKPLVLFSAAGGARMQEGILSLMQMPRTTVAVQMLKDAGIPYIVVLTHPTTGGVTASYAMLGDIQIAEPNALICFAGPRVIEQTIREKLPEGFQRAEYLLEHGMLDRVTHRGRLRDELISILRMLGGMTAPTRADLPAPEPAAEPAPAE; encoded by the coding sequence ATGAACTGGATCACGAACTACGTCCGCCCGCGCATCAATTCGCTCTTCTCCCGGCGCGAGGTCCCCGAGAACCTGTGGACCAAATGCCCCGAATGCGGGACGATGCTGTTTCACCGCGAATTGTCGGACAACCTGAACGTCTGCACGAATTGCGACCACCACATGGCGATCACGCCGCGCGACCGCTTCGCTGCGCTGTTCGACGGCGGCGCCTTCGTCGAGGTGAAGGTCCCCGAACCCATCGCCGACCCGCTGCATTTCCGCGACCAGAAGAAATATCCCGACCGGATGAAGGCCGCGCAGAAATCCACCGGCGAAAAGGAGGCGATGCTGGTCGCCGAGGGCGAGATGGGCCGCACCCCCCTGATCGCCGTCGCCCAGGATTTCAGCTTCATGGGCGGCTCGATGGGCATGTATGTGGGCAATGCCATCGTCGCCGCCGCCGAACGCGCGGTCCAGACGGGCAAGCCCCTGGTCCTCTTCTCCGCCGCCGGCGGCGCCCGGATGCAGGAGGGGATCCTGTCCCTGATGCAGATGCCGCGCACCACGGTCGCGGTCCAGATGCTCAAGGATGCGGGCATCCCCTATATCGTCGTGCTCACCCACCCGACCACGGGCGGCGTCACGGCCAGCTATGCGATGCTGGGCGACATCCAGATCGCCGAACCCAATGCCCTGATCTGCTTCGCGGGCCCCCGCGTCATCGAACAGACCATCCGCGAAAAGCTGCCCGAGGGCTTCCAGCGCGCCGAATACCTGCTGGAACACGGCATGCTGGACCGGGTGACCCATCGCGGCCGCCTCCGGGACGAGCTGATCTCGATCCTGCGGATGCTGGGCGGCATGACCGCCCCCACCCGCGCCGACCTGCCCGCACCCGAACCCGCGGCCGAACCGGCCCCCGCCGAATAG
- a CDS encoding bifunctional folylpolyglutamate synthase/dihydrofolate synthase, whose amino-acid sequence MTTSDAILSRLMALHPKVIDLSLDRMHRLLAALGHPERRIPPVIHIAGTNGKGSTQAMIRAGLQAGGARVHAYTSPHLAWFHERIRLAGDLIPEADLAATLRDCEDANDGQPITFFEITTAAAFLAFSRSAADYTLLEVGLGGRLDATNVIDAPHLTVITPVSIDHTQYLGETLPLIAAEKAGIIKPRVPVIIGPQQDDALRVIEARAMGLSAPILAHGQHWTVQPERDGIVFQDDHGLWDLPRPALIGPHQIQNAGTALAALRALGAAEAQARAAMTDTHWPARMQRLTRGPLVDLAQGAELWLDGGHNPAGGQAIAATLQGLPDRPTHLVCGMLNTKDVAGYLRPLAAHAASLTAVDIPGEPNTLPARDTADAARACGMEARTAPDAAAAIADILTRAPHARILICGSLYLAGRILRENG is encoded by the coding sequence ATGACGACTTCCGACGCGATCCTGTCACGCCTGATGGCGCTGCATCCCAAGGTGATCGACCTGTCGCTGGACCGGATGCACCGCCTGCTGGCCGCGCTCGGCCACCCCGAACGGCGCATCCCCCCGGTCATCCACATCGCGGGCACCAATGGCAAGGGCAGCACCCAGGCCATGATCCGCGCGGGGCTTCAGGCCGGGGGCGCGCGCGTCCATGCCTATACCTCGCCGCATCTGGCCTGGTTCCACGAACGCATCCGCCTGGCGGGCGACCTGATCCCCGAGGCGGATCTGGCCGCCACCCTGCGCGATTGCGAGGACGCCAATGACGGCCAGCCCATCACCTTCTTCGAGATCACGACCGCAGCCGCCTTCCTGGCCTTTTCCCGCAGCGCCGCCGACTACACCCTGCTGGAGGTGGGCCTGGGCGGCCGTCTGGACGCCACCAATGTCATCGATGCCCCGCATCTGACGGTCATCACCCCGGTCAGCATCGACCACACCCAGTATCTGGGCGAGACCCTGCCCCTGATCGCCGCCGAAAAGGCCGGGATCATCAAGCCGCGCGTCCCCGTCATCATCGGCCCCCAGCAGGACGACGCCCTGCGGGTGATCGAGGCCCGCGCCATGGGTCTCTCGGCCCCGATCCTGGCGCATGGCCAGCATTGGACGGTCCAGCCCGAACGCGACGGCATCGTGTTCCAGGACGATCACGGGCTGTGGGACCTGCCGCGCCCCGCGCTGATCGGCCCGCATCAGATCCAGAACGCGGGCACCGCGCTGGCCGCGCTGCGTGCGCTCGGCGCGGCCGAAGCGCAGGCCCGCGCCGCGATGACCGACACCCATTGGCCCGCCCGGATGCAGCGCCTGACGCGCGGTCCGCTGGTCGATCTGGCCCAAGGCGCCGAATTGTGGCTCGATGGCGGCCACAACCCCGCGGGTGGCCAGGCCATCGCCGCCACGCTGCAGGGCCTGCCCGACCGGCCCACACATCTGGTCTGCGGAATGCTGAACACCAAGGATGTCGCGGGCTATCTGCGCCCCTTGGCCGCCCATGCGGCCAGCCTGACCGCCGTCGACATCCCGGGCGAGCCGAACACCCTGCCCGCCCGCGACACCGCCGATGCCGCCCGCGCCTGCGGGATGGAGGCCCGCACCGCCCCCGACGCGGCCGCGGCCATCGCCGATATCCTGACCCGCGCGCCCCATGCGCGCATCCTGATCTGCGGCTCGCTCTATCTGGCGGGCCGCATCCTGCGCGAGAACGGCTGA
- a CDS encoding DUF983 domain-containing protein gives MTEIRDSRQAIARGLRNRCPACGEGQLMQGFLGLNAECAHCGAPLGRYPAADGPAFFAMTAALLLLIPVIGFIWAIWRPEPVTLLIVTSVIMTVATLVMLRLIKGAFIGYLWAKDEQDRGA, from the coding sequence ATGACCGAGATCCGAGACAGCCGCCAAGCCATCGCCCGGGGCCTGCGCAACCGCTGCCCCGCCTGCGGCGAGGGCCAGCTGATGCAGGGCTTTCTGGGGCTGAACGCGGAATGCGCCCATTGCGGCGCGCCGCTCGGCCGCTATCCGGCGGCGGACGGGCCGGCCTTCTTCGCGATGACGGCGGCGCTTTTGCTGCTGATCCCGGTGATCGGCTTCATCTGGGCGATCTGGCGGCCGGAGCCGGTGACCCTGCTGATCGTGACCAGCGTCATCATGACGGTGGCCACGCTGGTGATGCTGCGCCTGATCAAGGGCGCCTTCATCGGCTATCTCTGGGCCAAGGACGAACAGGACCGGGGCGCCTGA
- a CDS encoding acyl-CoA synthetase: MGKFSTYEDRDRVEQECDYAARDLPVTIYDFLARTAERFPQRPAISFQLLSGPTDPATTLTWKDLLERVTETANLFRSLGVGPNDTVAYLLPNSIETPVVLLAGATAGIVNPINPLLDATQIAGILRETKAKVLVTLKAFPKTDVAQKAAEAVAQAPGVTHVVEIDLNRHLRGVKRFIVPLIRPKVKVTHKAKVLDFEAATSGRTHTRLEFDDPKQDRVAAYFHTGGTTGTPKVAQHKYSGMIYNGWLGGTLLFDETDVLMCPLPMFHVFAAYPVLMSCIASGAHVVMPTPAGYRGDGVFDNFWKLIERWNATFLITVPTAIAALMQRPVNADVSSLKTAISGSAPLPIELYNRFKAATGVEIAEGYGLTEATCLVSCNPVDGLKKVGSVGIPLPHCHVRILHHDASGQVQECPVDVVGEICVANPGVFPGSTYTEADKNQKLFAEEIYLRTGDLGRIDADGYLWITGRAKDLIIRGGHNIDPAEIEEGLLSHPAVAFAGAIGQPDAFAGELPCVYVELVGGASVTVEELAAHAKTHIHERAAIPKHIEIMPELPKTAVGKIFKPDLRKMAITRVYDAVLKGTGARVAEVREDKKRGLVAHLTHEGKVDEAEVRSRLGQFTTPWDLN; encoded by the coding sequence ATGGGCAAGTTCAGCACCTACGAGGATCGCGACCGGGTCGAACAGGAATGCGATTACGCCGCGCGCGACCTGCCGGTGACGATCTACGATTTCCTGGCGCGCACGGCCGAGCGGTTCCCGCAGCGGCCCGCCATCTCGTTCCAGCTGCTGTCGGGGCCGACCGATCCCGCGACCACCCTGACCTGGAAGGACCTGCTGGAACGCGTGACCGAGACTGCGAACTTGTTCCGCAGCCTGGGCGTGGGGCCGAACGACACCGTGGCCTATCTGCTGCCCAACAGCATCGAGACGCCGGTCGTCCTGCTGGCGGGCGCCACGGCGGGCATCGTGAACCCGATCAACCCGCTGCTGGACGCGACCCAGATCGCCGGCATCCTGCGCGAGACGAAGGCCAAGGTGCTGGTGACGCTGAAGGCCTTCCCCAAGACCGACGTGGCCCAGAAGGCCGCCGAGGCCGTGGCCCAGGCCCCCGGCGTCACCCATGTGGTGGAAATCGACCTGAACCGCCACCTGCGCGGCGTCAAGCGCTTCATCGTGCCGCTGATCCGGCCCAAGGTGAAGGTCACCCACAAGGCCAAGGTCCTGGATTTCGAGGCCGCGACCAGCGGGCGCACCCATACCCGCCTGGAATTCGACGACCCCAAGCAGGACCGCGTCGCCGCCTATTTCCACACCGGAGGCACCACCGGCACGCCCAAGGTCGCGCAGCACAAGTACAGCGGCATGATCTATAACGGCTGGCTGGGGGGCACGCTGCTGTTCGACGAGACCGACGTGCTGATGTGCCCGCTGCCGATGTTCCACGTCTTTGCGGCCTATCCGGTGCTGATGTCCTGCATCGCGTCTGGCGCGCATGTGGTCATGCCCACCCCCGCGGGATACCGGGGCGACGGGGTCTTCGACAATTTCTGGAAGCTGATCGAACGGTGGAACGCCACCTTCCTGATCACCGTGCCCACCGCCATCGCCGCCCTGATGCAGCGCCCGGTCAATGCCGATGTCAGCAGCCTGAAGACCGCGATCTCGGGATCCGCGCCCCTGCCGATCGAGCTCTACAACCGCTTCAAGGCCGCCACCGGGGTCGAGATCGCCGAGGGCTATGGCCTGACCGAGGCGACCTGCCTGGTCAGCTGCAACCCGGTGGACGGGCTGAAGAAGGTCGGATCGGTCGGCATCCCGCTGCCGCATTGCCATGTCCGCATCCTGCATCACGACGCCTCGGGGCAGGTCCAGGAATGCCCGGTCGATGTGGTGGGCGAGATCTGCGTCGCCAATCCCGGCGTCTTTCCCGGCTCGACCTATACCGAGGCCGACAAGAACCAGAAGCTGTTCGCCGAGGAGATCTATCTGCGCACCGGCGATCTGGGCCGGATCGACGCCGACGGCTATCTGTGGATCACCGGCCGCGCCAAGGACCTGATCATCCGAGGCGGCCACAATATCGACCCGGCCGAGATCGAGGAGGGCCTGCTGTCCCACCCCGCCGTGGCCTTTGCCGGCGCGATCGGCCAGCCCGACGCCTTTGCGGGCGAACTGCCCTGCGTCTATGTCGAGCTGGTCGGCGGCGCCTCGGTCACGGTCGAGGAGCTGGCGGCGCATGCAAAGACGCATATCCACGAACGCGCGGCAATCCCCAAGCATATCGAGATCATGCCCGAGCTGCCCAAGACCGCGGTCGGCAAGATCTTCAAGCCGGATCTGCGCAAGATGGCCATCACCCGCGTCTATGACGCGGTGCTGAAGGGCACCGGCGCCCGCGTGGCCGAGGTGCGCGAGGACAAGAAGCGCGGGTTGGTCGCCCATCTGACCCATGAGGGCAAGGTGGACGAGGCCGAGGTGAGATCGCGCCTCGGCCAGTTCACCACGCCCTGGGACCTGAACTGA
- a CDS encoding CAP domain-containing protein, with protein MTRHHRDRALRCGAMLGLALLAGCGARPDAAPTATDPHAVQVGAPGRAACIATAEAQNAAGAAATNRARARAGLPPVRPSPDLARVAAEHACDMARRGRMTHLGSKTTGPGMRLREAGYRPAISAENIAAGPFSLGRVLDEWDRSAGHKANILLPQISDFGLGQALAEDGRTVYWAAVYAAPSTQGATRPRVERRAGSR; from the coding sequence ATGACCCGACACCACCGCGACCGGGCGCTGCGATGCGGCGCCATGCTGGGGCTGGCCCTGCTGGCCGGATGCGGCGCGCGCCCCGATGCCGCCCCCACCGCCACCGACCCCCATGCCGTCCAGGTGGGCGCGCCGGGACGCGCCGCCTGCATCGCCACGGCCGAGGCGCAGAACGCCGCAGGCGCCGCCGCCACCAACCGCGCGCGGGCGCGGGCGGGCCTGCCGCCGGTGCGGCCCAGCCCGGATCTAGCGCGCGTGGCCGCCGAACATGCCTGCGACATGGCCCGCCGGGGCCGGATGACGCATCTGGGCAGCAAAACGACCGGGCCGGGCATGCGCCTGCGCGAGGCGGGCTATCGCCCCGCCATCTCGGCCGAGAACATCGCCGCGGGGCCATTCTCGCTTGGCCGGGTGCTGGACGAATGGGACCGCTCGGCCGGGCACAAGGCCAATATCCTGCTGCCGCAGATCAGCGATTTCGGCCTGGGCCAGGCCCTGGCCGAGGATGGGCGCACGGTCTATTGGGCCGCCGTCTATGCCGCGCCCAGCACCCAGGGCGCCACTCGCCCCAGGGTTGAGCGACGGGCCGGATCGCGCTAG
- a CDS encoding CAP domain-containing protein codes for MTLRIAALILSLAAAGPAAAADCPAPSALDSQAAADRISRLRAQAGLGPVGADPALTAAAARQACAMARRGQLTHAGGGGVGARARQAGYPASLAAENIGAGQRDLGAAMDSWVASAPHRANLLNGRIRHVGVAQAIAADGRTRFWSLVMAAPR; via the coding sequence ATGACGCTGCGCATCGCCGCCCTGATCCTTTCCCTTGCCGCCGCCGGCCCCGCCGCGGCGGCGGATTGCCCCGCCCCCTCGGCCCTGGACAGCCAGGCCGCCGCCGACCGGATCAGCCGGCTGCGCGCCCAGGCCGGGCTGGGCCCGGTCGGGGCCGATCCGGCGCTGACCGCCGCCGCGGCCCGTCAGGCCTGCGCGATGGCCCGGCGCGGCCAGCTGACCCATGCGGGCGGGGGCGGCGTCGGCGCGCGGGCGCGGCAGGCGGGCTATCCGGCATCGCTGGCGGCCGAGAATATCGGCGCGGGCCAGCGCGATCTGGGCGCTGCAATGGACAGCTGGGTCGCATCGGCGCCCCATCGCGCGAACCTGCTGAACGGGCGCATCCGCCATGTGGGCGTGGCGCAGGCCATCGCCGCCGACGGGCGGACCCGGTTCTGGTCGCTGGTGATGGCCGCCCCGCGCTGA
- a CDS encoding ABC transporter transmembrane domain-containing protein, with product MARGTTPRPDRPTSRRVGALGALWPFVRPYRGQVALAIVALVATSAISLILPLAARRVVDNFDDGAGLLDRYFGAALLIVAALALGTAARYFFVTRLGERVVADIRKAVYARVITLSPAFFERVMTGEILSRITTDTTLIQSVVGSSLSIALRNLLILTGGLAMLAWTSIKLMGLVLLIVPAILIPIIVLGRRLRGLSRQNQDWIAASSGTASETLLAAQTVQAYTAESRSIARFDDVTEQSYIVARTRIVTRAVMTAIVIFLIFAGVIGVLWIGARDVQAGVMTAGQLVQFVIYAILVASAAGALSEIWGELQRAAGATERLAELLSAEDTLTDPATPLPLPVPLRGRLALEGVGFRFPTRPDLPALDGIDLTIQPGETVALVGPSGAGKTTVIQLVQRFWDPQQGRVTLDGIDLRDLARTDLRGRIALVPQDPVIFAASAAENIRIGRPEASDAEIAQAARDAHAHDFIAALPQGYDTPLGERGVMLSGGQRQRIAIARAMLRDAPILLLDEATSALDAESEALVQAAVGRLAEGRTTIVVAHRLATVKQADRIVVLDQGRIVAQGSHDQLVAQGGLYARLARMQFTDGPQAAAPLARAL from the coding sequence ATGGCACGCGGCACCACCCCCCGACCCGACCGTCCCACCTCGCGTAGGGTAGGGGCGCTGGGGGCGCTCTGGCCCTTCGTGCGGCCCTATCGCGGGCAGGTGGCGCTGGCGATCGTGGCATTGGTGGCGACATCGGCCATCAGCCTGATCCTGCCTTTGGCCGCGCGCCGGGTGGTGGACAATTTCGACGACGGGGCGGGGCTGCTGGACCGCTATTTCGGGGCGGCGCTGCTGATCGTGGCGGCGCTGGCCCTGGGCACGGCGGCGCGGTATTTCTTCGTCACCCGGCTGGGCGAACGGGTCGTGGCCGATATCCGCAAGGCGGTCTATGCCCGCGTCATCACCCTGTCGCCCGCCTTCTTCGAACGCGTGATGACGGGCGAGATCCTGTCGCGCATCACCACCGACACCACGCTGATCCAGTCGGTCGTGGGGTCGTCGCTGTCCATCGCACTGCGCAACCTGCTGATCCTGACGGGGGGGCTGGCGATGCTGGCCTGGACCTCGATCAAGCTGATGGGGCTGGTCCTGCTGATCGTCCCCGCCATCCTGATCCCGATCATCGTGCTGGGCCGCCGCCTGCGGGGCCTGTCGCGCCAGAACCAGGACTGGATCGCCGCATCCTCGGGCACCGCCTCCGAGACGCTGCTGGCCGCCCAGACCGTGCAGGCCTATACCGCCGAATCCCGCAGCATCGCGCGGTTCGACGATGTGACCGAGCAATCCTATATCGTCGCGCGCACCCGCATCGTCACGCGGGCGGTGATGACGGCGATTGTGATCTTCCTGATCTTCGCGGGCGTGATCGGGGTGCTGTGGATCGGCGCGCGCGACGTGCAGGCCGGGGTCATGACGGCGGGTCAGCTGGTCCAGTTCGTGATCTATGCCATCCTTGTGGCCAGCGCCGCCGGTGCCCTGTCCGAGATCTGGGGCGAATTGCAGCGCGCCGCGGGCGCCACCGAACGCCTGGCCGAGCTGCTTTCGGCAGAGGATACGCTGACCGATCCGGCGACCCCGCTGCCGCTGCCCGTGCCGCTGCGCGGGCGGCTGGCGCTGGAGGGGGTGGGTTTCCGCTTTCCCACGCGCCCGGACCTGCCGGCGCTGGACGGGATCGACCTGACCATCCAGCCGGGCGAGACGGTGGCCTTGGTCGGGCCGTCGGGCGCGGGCAAGACCACGGTGATCCAGCTGGTCCAGCGCTTCTGGGACCCCCAGCAGGGGCGCGTGACGCTGGATGGGATCGACCTGCGCGACCTGGCGCGGACGGACCTGCGCGGCCGGATCGCGCTGGTGCCGCAGGACCCGGTGATCTTCGCCGCCTCGGCGGCCGAGAACATCCGCATCGGCCGGCCCGAGGCCTCGGATGCCGAGATAGCCCAAGCCGCGCGCGACGCCCATGCGCATGACTTCATCGCCGCCCTGCCGCAGGGCTATGACACGCCCCTGGGGGAACGCGGGGTGATGCTGTCGGGCGGTCAGCGCCAGCGCATCGCCATCGCCCGCGCCATGCTGCGCGACGCGCCGATCCTGCTGCTGGACGAGGCGACCAGCGCGCTGGACGCGGAATCCGAGGCGCTGGTCCAGGCCGCCGTGGGCCGCTTGGCCGAGGGCCGCACGACCATCGTCGTGGCCCATCGCCTGGCCACGGTGAAGCAGGCCGACCGGATCGTGGTGCTGGATCAGGGCCGCATTGTCGCTCAGGGCAGTCATGACCAGCTGGTCGCGCAGGGGGGCCTTTATGCCCGGCTGGCGCGGATGCAGTTCACCGACGGCCCGCAGGCGGCCGCGCCGCTGGCCCGCGCGCTCTAG
- a CDS encoding 5'-methylthioadenosine/S-adenosylhomocysteine nucleosidase (Enables the cleavage of the glycosidic bond in both 5'-methylthioadenosine and S-adenosylhomocysteine): protein MTPAIPVPDLIAGIPVLFVMAADPEYGPVLRSRIRPLMTGIGPIEAAVQLTAALARMDPLPRLVVSLGSAGSARLTQTRVYQASGVAWRDMDASALGFERGRTPLLDLPRLVPLPHRIPGLPQASLSTGATIVSGPAYDAIPEDMVDMETFAHLRATTAFGLPLIALRGISDGAEALTGMADWTRHLDLIDGRLADALDLLEQALARRDPALGLDL from the coding sequence ATGACACCTGCCATCCCCGTCCCCGACCTGATCGCCGGCATCCCGGTCCTGTTCGTCATGGCCGCCGACCCCGAATACGGACCGGTGCTGCGGTCGCGCATCCGCCCCCTGATGACCGGCATCGGCCCGATCGAGGCCGCCGTCCAGCTGACCGCCGCGCTGGCGCGGATGGACCCGCTGCCCCGGCTGGTCGTGTCGCTGGGATCGGCGGGATCGGCGCGGCTGACGCAGACGCGGGTCTATCAGGCATCGGGCGTGGCGTGGCGCGACATGGACGCCTCGGCCCTGGGCTTCGAACGCGGGCGCACGCCGCTTCTGGACCTGCCGCGGCTGGTGCCGCTGCCCCATCGCATCCCCGGCCTGCCCCAGGCCAGCCTGTCCACCGGCGCGACCATCGTCAGCGGCCCCGCCTATGACGCCATCCCCGAGGACATGGTCGACATGGAGACCTTCGCCCATCTGCGCGCGACCACAGCCTTCGGCCTGCCGCTGATCGCGCTGCGCGGCATATCGGACGGGGCCGAGGCGCTGACCGGCATGGCCGACTGGACCCGCCATCTGGACCTGATCGACGGGCGGCTGGCCGATGCGCTGGACCTGCTGGAACAGGCGCTGGCGCGGCGCGACCCGGCCTTGGGGCTGGACCTGTGA